A stretch of Henckelia pumila isolate YLH828 chromosome 4, ASM3356847v2, whole genome shotgun sequence DNA encodes these proteins:
- the LOC140864506 gene encoding clathrin heavy chain 1 isoform X2 — MAAANAPITMKEALTLTSIGINPQFITFTNVTMESDKYICVRETAPQNSVVIIDMSMPNQPLRRPITADSALMNPNTRILALKAQLPGTTQDHLQIFNIEAKAKMKSHQMPEQVVFWKWISPKMLGLVTQSSVYHWSIEGESEPVKMFERTANLANNQIINYKCDPSEKWLVLIGIAPGSPERPQLVKGNMQLFSVDQQRSQALEAHAASFASFRVAGNDKDSILISFATKSSNSGQISSKLHVIELGAQPGKPSFTKKQADLFFPPDFADDFPVAMQISHKYSLLYVITKLGLLFVYDLDSAAAVYRNRISPDPIFLTSEASSVGGFYAINRRGQVLLATVNEATIVPFVSGQLNNLELAVNLAKRGNLPGAENLVVQRFQELFAQTKYKEAAELAAESPQGILRTPDTVAKFQSVPVQAGQTPPLLQYFGTLLTKGKLNAFESLELSRLVVNQNKKNLLENWLAEDKLECSEELGDLVKTVDNDLALKIYIKARATPKVVAAFAERREFDKILIYSKQVGYTPDYLFLLQTILRSDPQGAVNFALMMSQMEGGCPVDYNTITDLFLQRNMIREATAFLLDVLKPNLPEHAFLQTKVLEINLVTFPNVADAILANGMFSHYDRPRIAQLCEKAGLYVRALQHYAELPDIKRVIVNTHAIEPQALVEFFGTLSPEWALECMKDLLLVNLRGNLQIIVQVAKEYCEQLGVATCIKLFEQFKSYEGLYFFLGSYLSSSEDPDIHFKYIEAAAKTGQIKEVERVTRESNFYDPEKTKNFLMEAKLPDARPLINVCDRFGFVPDLTHYLYSNNMLRYIEGYVQKVNPGNAPLVVGQLLDDECPEDFIKGLILSVRSLLPVEPLVDECEKRNRLRLLTQFLEHLVSEGSQDVHVHNALGKIIIDSNNNPEHFLTTNPYYDSRVVGKYCEKRDPTLAVVAYRRGQCDDELINVTNKNSLFKLQARYVVERMDADLWGKVLDPENEFRRLLIDQVVSTALPESKSPEQVSAAVKAFMTADLPHELIELLEKIVLQNSAFSGNFNLQNLLILTAIKADPSRVMDYINRLDNFDGPAVGEVAVEAQLYEEAFAIFKKFNLNVQAVNVLLDNIRDINRAVEFAFRVEEDAVWSQVAKSQLREGLVSDAIESFIRADDVTQFLEVIRAAEDADVYHDLVKYLLMVRQKTKEPKVDSELIYAYAKIDRLGDIEEFILMPNVANLPNVGDRLYDEALYEAAKIIFAFISNWGKLAITLVKLKQFQGAVDAARKANSAKTWKEVCFACVDAEEFRLAQICGLNIIVQVDDLEEVSEYYQNRGCFNELISLMESGLGLERAHMGIFTELGVLYARYRHEKLMEHIKLFSTRLNIPKLIRACDEQQHWQELTYLYVQYDEFDNAATTVMNHSPEAWEHLQFKDIIVKVANVELYYKAVHFYLQEHPDLINDVLNVLALRVDHTRVVDIMRKAGHLRLVKPYMVAVQSNNVSAVNEALNDIYVEEEDYDRLRESIDLHDSFDQIGLAQRIEKHELLEMRRVAAYIYKKAGRWKQSIALSKKDNLYKDAMETASQSGDRELAEELLVYFIEQGKKECFASCLFVCYDLIRPDVALELAWMNNTIDFAFPYLLQFIREYTGKVDELIKDKIEAVKEVKAKAEEEKDVIMQQNLYAQLLPLALPAPPMPGMGGQGMGGYPAPPPMGGMGMPPMPPFGMPPMGPY, encoded by the exons ATGGCGGCCGCAAATGCTCCGATCACCATGAAAGAGGCCCTAACG TTGACTAGCATAGGGATCAATCCTCAGTTCATTACGTTCACCAACGTGACTATGGAATCTGACAAGTACATATGCGTTCGTGAGACGGCACCTCAGAACAGTGTGGTGATTATTGACATGAGCATGCCAAATCAGCCGTTGAGACGGCCTATCACTGCGGATTCTGCTCTGATGAACCCGAATACCAGAATTTTGGCACTGAAAG CTCAACTTCCTGGGACCACTCAAGATCACTTGCAAATTTTCAACATTGAGGCCAAAGCAAAGATGAAGTCTCATCAGATGCCAGAGCAG GTCGTATTTTGGAAGTGGATTTCTCCCAAGATGTTAGGTTTAGTGACCCAATCCTCAGTTTACCACTGGTCGATTGAAG GTGAATCTGAACCTGTAAAGATGTTTGAAAGAACTGCGAATTTAGCAaacaatcaaatcatcaattatAAATGTGACCCTTCTGAAAAGTGGTTGGTTTTGATTGGGATTGCTCCTGGTTCACCTGAG CGGCCACAACTCGTCAAAGGAAATATGCAGCTCTTTTCTGTAGACCAGCAACGCAGTCAAGCTCTTGAAGCACATGCTGCATCTTTTGCCTCTTTCCGA GTTGCTGGAAATGATAAAGACTCAATTCTCATTTCTTTTGCAACAAAGTCCTCTAATTCTGGTCAGATTTCATCGAAGTTGCATGTTATTGAGCTTGGTGCTCAGCCAG GGAAGCCATCTTTTACCAAAAAGCAGGCAGATTTATTCTTCCCTCCAGATTTTGCTGATGACTTCCCGGTGGCTATGCAG ATATCCCACAAGTATAGTCTTCTTTATGTTATCACAAAGCTTGGGCTGCTCTTTGTGTATGATTTGGATTCTGCTGCTGCCGTATATAGAAATAGGATCAGTCCGGATCCCATTTTTCTGACATCAGAGGCTTCATCAGTCGGAGGTTTCTATGCTATTAACAGGCGAGGCCAAGTTTTACTTGCAACTGTAAATGAAGCAACTATAGTGCCTTTTGTCAGCGGCCAG TTAAACAATCTGGAGCTCGCTGTCAACCTTGCAAAAAGAGGAAACCTTCCTGGTGCTGAGAATTTG GTGGTTCAACGTTTTCAAGAATTGTTTGCTCAGACAAAGTATAAAGAGGCTGCCGAGCTTGCTGCAGAATCTCCTCAAGGCATACTGAGGACACCAGATACTGTTGCCAAATTTCAG AGTGTACCTGTTCAAGCTGGGCAGACACCACCATTGTTGCAGTACTTTGGGACATTGTTAACTAAAGGAAAGCTTAACGCATTTGAGTCTTTGGAGTTATCACGGCTTGTTGTTAACCAGAACAAGAAGAATTTATTGGAGAACTGGTTGGCTGAAGATAAACTTGAATGCAGTGAGGAACTTGGAGACCTGGTGAAG ACTGTTGACAATGACCTTGCACtgaaaatatatatcaaagcGAGAGCTACACCGAAAGTCGTGGCAGCTTTTGCTGAGCGTCGTGAGTTTGACAAAATCTTGATATATTCAAAGCAG GTTGGATACACACCAGACTATCTGTTTCTTTTGCAAACCATTCTCCGGTCAGATCCTCAG GGAGCAGTTAATTTTGCTCTTATGATGTCTCAAATGGAAGGAGGTTGTCCTGTTGATTACAATACTATTACTGATCTCTTCCTTCAG AGGAACATGATCCGCGAAGCAACAGCATTTCTGTTGGATGTCCTGAAACCAAATCTTCCAGAGCATGCATTCCTGCAAACTAAG GTCCTGGAGATCAATCTCGTGACCTTTCCCAATGTAGCAGATGCTATTTTGGCTAATGGCATGTTTAGTCATTACGACAGGCCTCGGATTGCTCAACTTTGTGAGAAAGCTGGCCTTTATGTTCGAGCACTACAG CATTACGCTGAGCTGCCTGATATCAAACGAGTTATTGTCAACACTCATGCAATTGAGCCACAG GCACTTGTGGAGTTCTTTGGTACACTTTCCCCAGAATGGGCTCTGGAGTGTATGAAGGATCTTTTACTAGTCAATTTAAGAGGAAACCTTCAGATAATTGTCCAG GTTGCTAAAGAATATTGCGAACAATTGGGTGTTGCGACTTGTATTAAGCTCTTTGAGCAGTTCAAGTCATATGAAGGATTATATTTCTTCCTAGGATCATATTTGAGCTCCAG TGAGGATCCTGATATTCACTTCAAGTACATTGAGGCTGCTGCCAAGACTGGACAAATTAAAGAGGTTGAGCGTGTAACCAGAGAATCAAATTTCTATGACCCTGAAAAGACTAAGAATTTTTTAATGGAAGCAAAACTTCCAGATGCACGGCCATTAATCAATGTGTGTGACCGCTTTGGTTTTGTTCCAGACCTCACCCATTACTTGTACTCGAACAACATGCTTCGCTATATTGAAGGTTATGTGCAGAAG GTCAATCCTGGAAATGCTCCATTAGTTGTTGGGCAGCTCCTAGACGATGAGTGTCCTGAAGATTTTATTAAAGGCCTGATTCTCTCTGTTCGTTCTCTGCTTCCGGTTGAGCCACTGGTGGATGAGTGTGAGAAAAG GAATCGTCTTCGCTTGCTTACTCAGTTTCTGGAACATCTTGTGAGCGAAGGAAGCCAAGATGTGCATGTCCACAATGCGTTGGGTAAAATAATCATAGATAGCAACAACAATCCGGAACATTTTCTCACCACCAACCCATATTATGATTCACGTGTTGTTGGTAAATATTGTGAAAAACGTGATCCTACCCTTGCCGTTGTGGCATACCGGAGAGGACAGTGTGATGATGAACTTATTAATGTGACAAATAAGAATTCGTTGTTCAAGCTGCAAGCAAG atATGTGGTTGAAAGAATGGATGCTGATCTCTGGGGAAAAGTTCTCGATCCTGAAAATGAATTCAGAAGGCTGCTTATTGATCAAGTCGTATCTACTGCTTTGCCAGAAAGCAAGAGCCCAGAGCAAGTTTCTGCTGCTGTTAAAGCTTTTATGACTGCTGATCTCCCCCACGAACtaattgaattacttgaaaaGATTGTTCTTCAGAACTCTGCCTTCAGTGGAAACTTTAACCTACAAAATTTACTTATCTTGACTGCAATCAAGGCAGATCCTTCTAGAGTTATGGACTATATTAATAGACTTGATAACTTTGACGGCCCTGCAGTCGGAGAAGTGGCTGTGGAAGCTCAGTTGTATGAAGAAGCTTTTGCTATTTTCAAGAAGTTTAATTTGAATGTTCAGGCAGTTAATGTTTTGCTAGATAATATTCGGGACATTAATCGAGCTGTAGAGTTTGCTTTCCGTGTTGAAGAAGATGCTGTTTGGAGCCAAGTTGCTAAATCTCAACTCAGGGAAGGACTGGTGAGCGATGCAATAGAGTCATTTATTCGCGCGGACGATGTTACTCAATTCCTGGAGGTCATCCGAGCTGCCGAGGATGCTGACGTTTATCATGACCTGGTGAAGTACCTTCTCATGGTCAGGCAGAAAACAAAGGAGCCAAAAGTCGACAGCGAGCTCATTTATGCATATGCTAAGATTGATAGATTGGGTGACATCGAAGAATTTATTCTTATGCCAAATGTTGCTAATCTGCCCAATGTTGGTGATCGCTTGTATGATGAAGCTTTATATGAGGCTGCAAAGATTATTTTTGCTTTTATCTCTAACTGGGGCAAATTGGCAATCACACTTGTGAAGTTGAAGCAATTTCAAGGTGCTGTTGATGCAGCAAGAAAAGCCAACAGCGCAAAGACATGGAAAGAAGTCTGCTTTGCCTGTGTTGACGCTGAGGAGTTCCGCTTGGCTCAGATATGTGGTCTTAACATCATTGTACAG GTGGATGATCTGGAAGAGGTTAGCGAGTATTATCAAAACAGAGGATGCTTTAATGAGCTTATATCTCTTATGGAAAGTGGTTTAGGGCTGGAACGTGCACATATGGGGATTTTTACTGAGTTGGGTGTCTTGTATGCTAGATATCGTCATGAAAAGCTTATGGAGCACATCAAATTGTTTTCTACACGTCTAAATATTCCCAAGCTGATCAGAGCATGTGACGAACAACAGCATTGGCAAGAATTAACTTATCTATATGTTCAGTATGATGAGTTTGATAATGCTGCTACAACTGTGATGAATCATTCCCCGGAAGCTTGGGAGCACCTGCAATTCAAAGATATTATTGTCAAAGTTGCCAATGTGGAGCTATATTACAAAGCTGTGCATTTCTATTTGCAAGAACATCCTGACCTCATCAATGATGTCCTGAATGTTCTTGCCCTTCGCGTTGATCACACTCGTGTTGTAGACATAATGAGAAAG GCGGGTCATCTACGTCTTGTTAAGCCTTATATGGTTGCAGTTCAGAGCAATAATGTGTCTGCAGTGAATGAAGCTCTCAATGACATCTATGTAGAGGAGGAGGATTATGACAGACTTCGCGAATCAATTGACTTGCACGATAGCTTTGATCAAATTGGTCTTGCTCAAAGG ATTGAGAAACATGAGCTTCTGGAGATGAGGCGTGTTGCGGCCTACATTTACAAGAAAGCAGGCAGGTGGAAGCAATCGATTGCATTATCAAAGAAAGACAACCTCTACAAAGATGCAATGGAAACAGCTTCACAATCTGGTGATCGTGAACTCGCTGAAGAGTTACTTGTTTACTTCATTGAACAG GGCAAGAAGGAATGCTTTGCATCATGCCTTTTTGTTTGTTACGACTTGATTCGTCCGGATGTTGCACTTGAACTTGCCTGGATGAATAACACAATTGACTTTGCCTTCCCATATCTATTACAG TTTATCCGTGAATATACTGGCAAAGTGGATGAACTAATAAAGGACAAGATTGAGGCTGTGAAGGAAGTAAAAGCTAAAGCGGAGGAGGAGAAAGATGTCATCATGCAGCAG AATTTGTACGCCCAATTGTTGCCTCTTGCTTTGCCAGCACCACCTATGCCGGGTATGGGAGGTCAAGGCATGGGAGGTTACCCCGCACCACCGCCAATGGGTGGCATGGGTATGCCTCCAATGCCACCGTTTGGCATGCCACCAATGGGGCCCTATTGA
- the LOC140864506 gene encoding clathrin heavy chain 1 isoform X1 has protein sequence MAAANAPITMKEALTLTSIGINPQFITFTNVTMESDKYICVRETAPQNSVVIIDMSMPNQPLRRPITADSALMNPNTRILALKAQLPGTTQDHLQIFNIEAKAKMKSHQMPEQVVFWKWISPKMLGLVTQSSVYHWSIEGESEPVKMFERTANLANNQIINYKCDPSEKWLVLIGIAPGSPERPQLVKGNMQLFSVDQQRSQALEAHAASFASFRVAGNDKDSILISFATKSSNSGQISSKLHVIELGAQPGKPSFTKKQADLFFPPDFADDFPVAMQISHKYSLLYVITKLGLLFVYDLDSAAAVYRNRISPDPIFLTSEASSVGGFYAINRRGQVLLATVNEATIVPFVSGQLNNLELAVNLAKRGNLPGAENLVVQRFQELFAQTKYKEAAELAAESPQGILRTPDTVAKFQSVPVQAGQTPPLLQYFGTLLTKGKLNAFESLELSRLVVNQNKKNLLENWLAEDKLECSEELGDLVKTVDNDLALKIYIKARATPKVVAAFAERREFDKILIYSKQVGYTPDYLFLLQTILRSDPQGAVNFALMMSQMEGGCPVDYNTITDLFLQRNMIREATAFLLDVLKPNLPEHAFLQTKVLEINLVTFPNVADAILANGMFSHYDRPRIAQLCEKAGLYVRALQVKISPIYVPTTYILFLHLNQTFYVCLQHYAELPDIKRVIVNTHAIEPQALVEFFGTLSPEWALECMKDLLLVNLRGNLQIIVQVAKEYCEQLGVATCIKLFEQFKSYEGLYFFLGSYLSSSEDPDIHFKYIEAAAKTGQIKEVERVTRESNFYDPEKTKNFLMEAKLPDARPLINVCDRFGFVPDLTHYLYSNNMLRYIEGYVQKVNPGNAPLVVGQLLDDECPEDFIKGLILSVRSLLPVEPLVDECEKRNRLRLLTQFLEHLVSEGSQDVHVHNALGKIIIDSNNNPEHFLTTNPYYDSRVVGKYCEKRDPTLAVVAYRRGQCDDELINVTNKNSLFKLQARYVVERMDADLWGKVLDPENEFRRLLIDQVVSTALPESKSPEQVSAAVKAFMTADLPHELIELLEKIVLQNSAFSGNFNLQNLLILTAIKADPSRVMDYINRLDNFDGPAVGEVAVEAQLYEEAFAIFKKFNLNVQAVNVLLDNIRDINRAVEFAFRVEEDAVWSQVAKSQLREGLVSDAIESFIRADDVTQFLEVIRAAEDADVYHDLVKYLLMVRQKTKEPKVDSELIYAYAKIDRLGDIEEFILMPNVANLPNVGDRLYDEALYEAAKIIFAFISNWGKLAITLVKLKQFQGAVDAARKANSAKTWKEVCFACVDAEEFRLAQICGLNIIVQVDDLEEVSEYYQNRGCFNELISLMESGLGLERAHMGIFTELGVLYARYRHEKLMEHIKLFSTRLNIPKLIRACDEQQHWQELTYLYVQYDEFDNAATTVMNHSPEAWEHLQFKDIIVKVANVELYYKAVHFYLQEHPDLINDVLNVLALRVDHTRVVDIMRKAGHLRLVKPYMVAVQSNNVSAVNEALNDIYVEEEDYDRLRESIDLHDSFDQIGLAQRIEKHELLEMRRVAAYIYKKAGRWKQSIALSKKDNLYKDAMETASQSGDRELAEELLVYFIEQGKKECFASCLFVCYDLIRPDVALELAWMNNTIDFAFPYLLQFIREYTGKVDELIKDKIEAVKEVKAKAEEEKDVIMQQNLYAQLLPLALPAPPMPGMGGQGMGGYPAPPPMGGMGMPPMPPFGMPPMGPY, from the exons ATGGCGGCCGCAAATGCTCCGATCACCATGAAAGAGGCCCTAACG TTGACTAGCATAGGGATCAATCCTCAGTTCATTACGTTCACCAACGTGACTATGGAATCTGACAAGTACATATGCGTTCGTGAGACGGCACCTCAGAACAGTGTGGTGATTATTGACATGAGCATGCCAAATCAGCCGTTGAGACGGCCTATCACTGCGGATTCTGCTCTGATGAACCCGAATACCAGAATTTTGGCACTGAAAG CTCAACTTCCTGGGACCACTCAAGATCACTTGCAAATTTTCAACATTGAGGCCAAAGCAAAGATGAAGTCTCATCAGATGCCAGAGCAG GTCGTATTTTGGAAGTGGATTTCTCCCAAGATGTTAGGTTTAGTGACCCAATCCTCAGTTTACCACTGGTCGATTGAAG GTGAATCTGAACCTGTAAAGATGTTTGAAAGAACTGCGAATTTAGCAaacaatcaaatcatcaattatAAATGTGACCCTTCTGAAAAGTGGTTGGTTTTGATTGGGATTGCTCCTGGTTCACCTGAG CGGCCACAACTCGTCAAAGGAAATATGCAGCTCTTTTCTGTAGACCAGCAACGCAGTCAAGCTCTTGAAGCACATGCTGCATCTTTTGCCTCTTTCCGA GTTGCTGGAAATGATAAAGACTCAATTCTCATTTCTTTTGCAACAAAGTCCTCTAATTCTGGTCAGATTTCATCGAAGTTGCATGTTATTGAGCTTGGTGCTCAGCCAG GGAAGCCATCTTTTACCAAAAAGCAGGCAGATTTATTCTTCCCTCCAGATTTTGCTGATGACTTCCCGGTGGCTATGCAG ATATCCCACAAGTATAGTCTTCTTTATGTTATCACAAAGCTTGGGCTGCTCTTTGTGTATGATTTGGATTCTGCTGCTGCCGTATATAGAAATAGGATCAGTCCGGATCCCATTTTTCTGACATCAGAGGCTTCATCAGTCGGAGGTTTCTATGCTATTAACAGGCGAGGCCAAGTTTTACTTGCAACTGTAAATGAAGCAACTATAGTGCCTTTTGTCAGCGGCCAG TTAAACAATCTGGAGCTCGCTGTCAACCTTGCAAAAAGAGGAAACCTTCCTGGTGCTGAGAATTTG GTGGTTCAACGTTTTCAAGAATTGTTTGCTCAGACAAAGTATAAAGAGGCTGCCGAGCTTGCTGCAGAATCTCCTCAAGGCATACTGAGGACACCAGATACTGTTGCCAAATTTCAG AGTGTACCTGTTCAAGCTGGGCAGACACCACCATTGTTGCAGTACTTTGGGACATTGTTAACTAAAGGAAAGCTTAACGCATTTGAGTCTTTGGAGTTATCACGGCTTGTTGTTAACCAGAACAAGAAGAATTTATTGGAGAACTGGTTGGCTGAAGATAAACTTGAATGCAGTGAGGAACTTGGAGACCTGGTGAAG ACTGTTGACAATGACCTTGCACtgaaaatatatatcaaagcGAGAGCTACACCGAAAGTCGTGGCAGCTTTTGCTGAGCGTCGTGAGTTTGACAAAATCTTGATATATTCAAAGCAG GTTGGATACACACCAGACTATCTGTTTCTTTTGCAAACCATTCTCCGGTCAGATCCTCAG GGAGCAGTTAATTTTGCTCTTATGATGTCTCAAATGGAAGGAGGTTGTCCTGTTGATTACAATACTATTACTGATCTCTTCCTTCAG AGGAACATGATCCGCGAAGCAACAGCATTTCTGTTGGATGTCCTGAAACCAAATCTTCCAGAGCATGCATTCCTGCAAACTAAG GTCCTGGAGATCAATCTCGTGACCTTTCCCAATGTAGCAGATGCTATTTTGGCTAATGGCATGTTTAGTCATTACGACAGGCCTCGGATTGCTCAACTTTGTGAGAAAGCTGGCCTTTATGTTCGAGCACTACAGGTTAAAATCTCACCCATTTATGTACCCACAACTTACATATTATTTTTGCATCTCAATCAAACATTTTACGTGTGCCTGCAGCATTACGCTGAGCTGCCTGATATCAAACGAGTTATTGTCAACACTCATGCAATTGAGCCACAG GCACTTGTGGAGTTCTTTGGTACACTTTCCCCAGAATGGGCTCTGGAGTGTATGAAGGATCTTTTACTAGTCAATTTAAGAGGAAACCTTCAGATAATTGTCCAG GTTGCTAAAGAATATTGCGAACAATTGGGTGTTGCGACTTGTATTAAGCTCTTTGAGCAGTTCAAGTCATATGAAGGATTATATTTCTTCCTAGGATCATATTTGAGCTCCAG TGAGGATCCTGATATTCACTTCAAGTACATTGAGGCTGCTGCCAAGACTGGACAAATTAAAGAGGTTGAGCGTGTAACCAGAGAATCAAATTTCTATGACCCTGAAAAGACTAAGAATTTTTTAATGGAAGCAAAACTTCCAGATGCACGGCCATTAATCAATGTGTGTGACCGCTTTGGTTTTGTTCCAGACCTCACCCATTACTTGTACTCGAACAACATGCTTCGCTATATTGAAGGTTATGTGCAGAAG GTCAATCCTGGAAATGCTCCATTAGTTGTTGGGCAGCTCCTAGACGATGAGTGTCCTGAAGATTTTATTAAAGGCCTGATTCTCTCTGTTCGTTCTCTGCTTCCGGTTGAGCCACTGGTGGATGAGTGTGAGAAAAG GAATCGTCTTCGCTTGCTTACTCAGTTTCTGGAACATCTTGTGAGCGAAGGAAGCCAAGATGTGCATGTCCACAATGCGTTGGGTAAAATAATCATAGATAGCAACAACAATCCGGAACATTTTCTCACCACCAACCCATATTATGATTCACGTGTTGTTGGTAAATATTGTGAAAAACGTGATCCTACCCTTGCCGTTGTGGCATACCGGAGAGGACAGTGTGATGATGAACTTATTAATGTGACAAATAAGAATTCGTTGTTCAAGCTGCAAGCAAG atATGTGGTTGAAAGAATGGATGCTGATCTCTGGGGAAAAGTTCTCGATCCTGAAAATGAATTCAGAAGGCTGCTTATTGATCAAGTCGTATCTACTGCTTTGCCAGAAAGCAAGAGCCCAGAGCAAGTTTCTGCTGCTGTTAAAGCTTTTATGACTGCTGATCTCCCCCACGAACtaattgaattacttgaaaaGATTGTTCTTCAGAACTCTGCCTTCAGTGGAAACTTTAACCTACAAAATTTACTTATCTTGACTGCAATCAAGGCAGATCCTTCTAGAGTTATGGACTATATTAATAGACTTGATAACTTTGACGGCCCTGCAGTCGGAGAAGTGGCTGTGGAAGCTCAGTTGTATGAAGAAGCTTTTGCTATTTTCAAGAAGTTTAATTTGAATGTTCAGGCAGTTAATGTTTTGCTAGATAATATTCGGGACATTAATCGAGCTGTAGAGTTTGCTTTCCGTGTTGAAGAAGATGCTGTTTGGAGCCAAGTTGCTAAATCTCAACTCAGGGAAGGACTGGTGAGCGATGCAATAGAGTCATTTATTCGCGCGGACGATGTTACTCAATTCCTGGAGGTCATCCGAGCTGCCGAGGATGCTGACGTTTATCATGACCTGGTGAAGTACCTTCTCATGGTCAGGCAGAAAACAAAGGAGCCAAAAGTCGACAGCGAGCTCATTTATGCATATGCTAAGATTGATAGATTGGGTGACATCGAAGAATTTATTCTTATGCCAAATGTTGCTAATCTGCCCAATGTTGGTGATCGCTTGTATGATGAAGCTTTATATGAGGCTGCAAAGATTATTTTTGCTTTTATCTCTAACTGGGGCAAATTGGCAATCACACTTGTGAAGTTGAAGCAATTTCAAGGTGCTGTTGATGCAGCAAGAAAAGCCAACAGCGCAAAGACATGGAAAGAAGTCTGCTTTGCCTGTGTTGACGCTGAGGAGTTCCGCTTGGCTCAGATATGTGGTCTTAACATCATTGTACAG GTGGATGATCTGGAAGAGGTTAGCGAGTATTATCAAAACAGAGGATGCTTTAATGAGCTTATATCTCTTATGGAAAGTGGTTTAGGGCTGGAACGTGCACATATGGGGATTTTTACTGAGTTGGGTGTCTTGTATGCTAGATATCGTCATGAAAAGCTTATGGAGCACATCAAATTGTTTTCTACACGTCTAAATATTCCCAAGCTGATCAGAGCATGTGACGAACAACAGCATTGGCAAGAATTAACTTATCTATATGTTCAGTATGATGAGTTTGATAATGCTGCTACAACTGTGATGAATCATTCCCCGGAAGCTTGGGAGCACCTGCAATTCAAAGATATTATTGTCAAAGTTGCCAATGTGGAGCTATATTACAAAGCTGTGCATTTCTATTTGCAAGAACATCCTGACCTCATCAATGATGTCCTGAATGTTCTTGCCCTTCGCGTTGATCACACTCGTGTTGTAGACATAATGAGAAAG GCGGGTCATCTACGTCTTGTTAAGCCTTATATGGTTGCAGTTCAGAGCAATAATGTGTCTGCAGTGAATGAAGCTCTCAATGACATCTATGTAGAGGAGGAGGATTATGACAGACTTCGCGAATCAATTGACTTGCACGATAGCTTTGATCAAATTGGTCTTGCTCAAAGG ATTGAGAAACATGAGCTTCTGGAGATGAGGCGTGTTGCGGCCTACATTTACAAGAAAGCAGGCAGGTGGAAGCAATCGATTGCATTATCAAAGAAAGACAACCTCTACAAAGATGCAATGGAAACAGCTTCACAATCTGGTGATCGTGAACTCGCTGAAGAGTTACTTGTTTACTTCATTGAACAG GGCAAGAAGGAATGCTTTGCATCATGCCTTTTTGTTTGTTACGACTTGATTCGTCCGGATGTTGCACTTGAACTTGCCTGGATGAATAACACAATTGACTTTGCCTTCCCATATCTATTACAG TTTATCCGTGAATATACTGGCAAAGTGGATGAACTAATAAAGGACAAGATTGAGGCTGTGAAGGAAGTAAAAGCTAAAGCGGAGGAGGAGAAAGATGTCATCATGCAGCAG AATTTGTACGCCCAATTGTTGCCTCTTGCTTTGCCAGCACCACCTATGCCGGGTATGGGAGGTCAAGGCATGGGAGGTTACCCCGCACCACCGCCAATGGGTGGCATGGGTATGCCTCCAATGCCACCGTTTGGCATGCCACCAATGGGGCCCTATTGA